The Pseudomonadota bacterium genome contains a region encoding:
- a CDS encoding FAD binding domain-containing protein — MKIEFELNGKAICLDVPGDLRVVDLLREDMGLTGTKEGCGTGECGACTILVDGRSRLSCLMLAAQLAGRRVITIEGLAQQGHLHPVQASFVEKGAVQCGFCTPGMVLTTVDLLSRHPHPGRKEIARAISGNLCRCTGYKKIIDAVESVEEKPLNNRHTSIMPEDILSDVSVGLKGRNKRHIFLPQSLNELWQIFAEYPGAKVFGGGTDLFVWMRSRRIDPETIIGLERIDELCGVYETADGVRIGAATTHEIMLENPVIKSMFPVLTQALKTLGSPHIRHVATIGGNIMTASPAGDTLPPLYVLGAKVELLSAQGLRCLPLDAFIRGPGQTVLETGEILSAVIISRPSEITFQYFEKVGLRDAMACAVASLAAVIGFLESGRIESARFAWGSVGPTVIRLPEIESVLVGQPLDKQHMKALIPLVRERLFPITDIRAGADYRRLVAGNLLLRLPEVVASS, encoded by the coding sequence ATGAAAATCGAATTCGAGTTAAACGGCAAAGCAATCTGCCTGGATGTACCCGGTGACTTGAGAGTGGTGGACCTTTTGCGGGAGGATATGGGCCTGACAGGAACCAAGGAAGGCTGCGGGACCGGTGAATGCGGGGCATGTACTATTCTGGTGGACGGGCGCAGTCGGTTGTCCTGTCTGATGCTTGCGGCCCAACTGGCAGGCCGCAGGGTAATCACTATAGAGGGTTTGGCACAGCAAGGACATCTGCATCCGGTTCAGGCATCCTTTGTTGAAAAAGGGGCTGTGCAATGCGGATTCTGTACGCCCGGCATGGTTCTGACAACGGTGGATCTTCTGTCGCGCCATCCCCACCCCGGGCGCAAGGAAATTGCCCGGGCCATCAGCGGAAATCTATGCCGCTGTACCGGATATAAAAAGATTATTGATGCTGTTGAAAGCGTTGAAGAAAAACCTCTAAACAACCGGCATACCTCCATAATGCCGGAAGATATTCTTTCAGATGTTTCAGTTGGTTTAAAAGGAAGAAATAAACGCCATATTTTTCTTCCGCAATCTTTAAACGAACTGTGGCAAATTTTTGCCGAATATCCGGGAGCGAAAGTTTTTGGAGGCGGAACCGATCTTTTTGTATGGATGCGAAGCCGGCGTATTGACCCGGAAACCATAATCGGTCTTGAACGCATTGATGAGCTTTGCGGCGTTTATGAAACCGCAGATGGGGTTCGCATAGGCGCAGCCACTACTCATGAGATCATGCTGGAAAACCCTGTTATCAAAAGTATGTTTCCTGTTTTGACTCAGGCATTAAAAACACTGGGTTCCCCCCATATACGTCATGTTGCAACTATTGGCGGAAATATAATGACCGCCTCTCCGGCCGGAGACACATTGCCGCCTTTGTATGTGCTGGGCGCAAAAGTTGAGTTGCTGTCGGCACAAGGCCTGCGCTGTCTGCCTCTGGATGCCTTTATCCGGGGACCGGGACAAACTGTTTTGGAGACGGGTGAAATTCTTTCTGCCGTGATTATCTCCAGACCCAGTGAAATCACTTTCCAGTATTTTGAAAAAGTAGGGCTCAGAGATGCTATGGCTTGTGCTGTGGCAAGTCTGGCGGCAGTGATCGGGTTTTTGGAATCCGGCAGGATCGAATCAGCTCGTTTTGCCTGGGGAAGTGTGGGTCCGACTGTTATACGGTTGCCTGAGATAGAATCAGTTCTGGTCGGACAACCCCTGGACAAACAGCATATGAAAGCACTGATACCTCTGGTTCGGGAACGGCTTTTCCCCATCACCGACATAAGAGCCGGAGCCGATTACCGCAGGCTGGTTGCAGGTAACCTGCTGCTGCGTCTGCCGGAAGTAGTCGCATCATCATAA
- a CDS encoding MFS transporter — protein MTKPKTLPMTAKSPDNPDISIHELLLSRKFICLMTAAFLAYANISVFFGFVDHLHTLPVDPADYGLLIGALAAVSLIVRPLISPFFHSGNAQKLLFIGTVLAACSLAAYTVAVDYWSMLLVRIFHGIAFAVLGTALMTLVVDVIPKEKSAQFFGYLAVATLLPNTLIPPLLPFLDAGLGGFNRILLLFAALTLLMFPLVFAVADKEQKKSTNEDSSALSVKEVMENLTNIHVLRILAAMLLLYCGHAMVFFFLDGYGKSIQIAYVGIFLTFSTVGEIGIRVVAGSFFDRINKGRLAFWSLVGLCLAYVLLAYVPDKWIFFSLGLIFGLGWGVAMPVFNGLMFDVSKPRFRAFNINLGLQMFQAGFFFGPLIGAPLLAGWGYRELYLFCAGTSLLAAVLMFTKGAKNDSRNDNNT, from the coding sequence TTGACTAAACCGAAAACTTTACCCATGACAGCAAAAAGTCCGGATAACCCGGATATATCCATTCATGAGCTGCTTTTGTCCCGAAAATTTATTTGTCTGATGACAGCAGCCTTTTTAGCTTATGCGAACATATCCGTTTTTTTCGGCTTTGTTGATCATCTTCACACCTTGCCCGTTGATCCCGCGGATTATGGCTTACTTATAGGTGCTTTAGCCGCCGTATCCCTGATTGTCCGTCCGTTGATCAGTCCATTTTTCCATTCCGGAAACGCCCAAAAACTTCTTTTTATCGGCACCGTCCTTGCGGCCTGCTCCCTGGCCGCTTATACTGTGGCCGTCGATTATTGGAGTATGCTTCTGGTGCGTATTTTTCACGGGATTGCCTTTGCCGTTTTGGGAACGGCCCTTATGACCCTGGTTGTGGATGTTATTCCTAAGGAAAAAAGCGCACAGTTTTTCGGATATCTGGCAGTGGCCACCCTTTTGCCGAATACCCTGATCCCCCCACTTCTTCCTTTTCTGGATGCCGGCCTGGGGGGGTTTAACCGGATTTTGTTGTTGTTTGCCGCTTTGACGCTTCTAATGTTTCCTCTGGTATTTGCTGTAGCAGATAAGGAACAAAAAAAATCAACAAATGAAGATTCATCCGCACTATCCGTTAAAGAAGTCATGGAAAATCTGACGAATATCCATGTGCTTCGAATTCTGGCAGCCATGCTGCTTTTATATTGCGGGCATGCCATGGTCTTTTTTTTCCTGGACGGATATGGCAAATCTATTCAAATTGCCTATGTCGGGATATTTTTGACTTTTTCCACAGTGGGAGAAATCGGAATTCGTGTTGTTGCCGGTTCTTTTTTCGACCGGATAAATAAAGGACGTCTGGCCTTCTGGAGTCTGGTGGGATTGTGTTTGGCCTATGTCCTGCTGGCCTATGTTCCGGATAAATGGATTTTCTTTTCTCTGGGTCTGATCTTTGGGTTGGGGTGGGGTGTAGCCATGCCGGTGTTCAACGGATTGATGTTTGATGTATCCAAACCGCGGTTCAGGGCTTTTAATATAAATCTTGGCCTGCAGATGTTTCAGGCTGGCTTTTTTTTTGGTCCATTGATAGGCGCACCCTTGCTTGCCGGTTGGGGGTACAGGGAGCTATACCTTTTTTGCGCCGGAACAAGTCTTCTGGCAGCAGTTTTGATGTTTACGAAAGGAGCTAAAAATGACAGCCGAAACGATAACAACACCTGA